AtgtatttcaaatgcttcacataTGTTGCCAAagcttaaaactaaaattttattctatgggttttgaaggttaggctctagttatCGAAACTTCATattggccagtcaatgaaagggatatattgtattgatttcatgagaatcataaaaaaggGAAAAATCACGCCACGTTTAGTTATTTAACgcctttataaaatctgagtttatttgcggcaaataCAAAATGTGTAGTAACGTGTAAAAAATGTATAGTACCTACCACTTGGTTTAAAGTCTTCGTCGGTGTCTATTAATTCGAAGCCGAATGTATCTTCTAATTTTTGGATTTTTCTCGGTTTGTTTTGCCGGAGTACAACAGGGGGGGTAAATGGGGTACCCAAGGCGTGACACCTCTCCAACGGTTTATGTAGAGTTCTTGGAGGTAATGGAGGTGCTAGTGCTTCCGCAGAGAAATCCATACCACAAGcgttttctaaaaatttaaatatatctaGATTATACCAAAGCAATTAAATGGAACTTTTGCAGggataaaataaaactataaaaaaatcttGTACGAGAAATATGAAAAATACAATTCAAtgatcaaaaataaaaacaaaaggtAATGAAGaccaaaatacaaataaataaattgaaatgTAGCACCAGAGAAGAAGATTAGACAACAAATAAAATTCTGGGAACATACTCCAGGAAGAATTTATACAAGAATAAGAATTTATACGCGAATAATAAATAACCATCGTCAGATGAAATCATTATGTAACTAAATAAAAAACGTAGAGAAAAACTGCTACTAGAtgctattaaataaaataataaataacagaagCAAGTTTACATCGCGTTCATAGTCAACATTTGATAAAGGTGCTAACACCACGATAATTCTCATTAAAACATAAATCCTAGAGCTTGATGTAAGACAAGATAATATCTCACTCTATAGAACTTTTTGATTGAGGAAACATCGAAGATGAAGGATGAAGAAcatcatttttttataaaaaatcgaaatatgTCAAAATGATGGTATCTtgaaagacaaaaaaattatgtgATAGTCATATCTTAAAATCAATGGCTTAAAGCTTAAAGCGTTAAGTGATATTTCCGAAAATAGTCGGCGTATAAATAAATTATGCAACATTCACAAATATAAATTGTTTGACTTTTACACACACGACATCTACGAGAATCAGTTCTAATAACATGCCTAGTTTGATCAATCCTTACTACATTGGGTGGTTCTGAAGAAAGTACCCTTGGGACGAAGTTCTTCATTTTCAAAAGTCAGACAGCGATAAATAATTTGAAATTTAGTTACAGCATTTTACTATCATGTATAGTGTACATTCTCCAAAGAGTACTGTCGATTGCATTTATAAATAGTGGCCACCACCATTTCTTATGCAACACACGGGATCTACAGTTTGCTACACCATTATCATGCAAATCTACCCCTCCCATGGATTTATTATATGCACAAATTATGGCTGGTTATGGGACTGAcgtctctttttttaattttctatttgaGAGAGTTGAGAAGTCCTATATTATAATGGGTACTGATTGCTGTCACAATGGAATTATCGTTCAATTTCACCAAACAAATATAAGCTTGATTCCTCAAACTGCGATTCATAGGAGTCCCTCTTCTGTTTTGAGAGCAATTTACTTGGTATCGAAGGACAGTTACTTGTTCGGTTTTAGCGAATAGTCCGTGTGGCGAAGAATTATTGTTCTTTCAAAAGAGACAACAGTTTGTAAGACGCGAAAAAGTTATCAAAGAAGATAATATGATTCTGAGCATTTTTCACATGTGACAAAAGTTCAAGAACCACACTCGCGCCAAGTCCAAGAACAGTTTTCTTTTCCGCAGCTGCCGCGTAAGGAATAAACTGATAAAGGTATCCACTCGAAGAACATATGCACCAAATCTTAAATCCAAAACGAACAGGCTTGCCTTTGATGTACATCTTGAAGAATGTCGCCCAAAATAAGGAACCATTTACTCATCAATAGACAAGTTACATGAAAAAATTCTAAACTGTAAAAATTTCTGGTTGAGTGAGTCAAAAAAGCGACAAAAAGGAGTTTTGTAAATTGGACAGTTACATCCAGCTTGTCATTACCACCCAAATGTAGGTTTCGCTATATTGATGTGAACTTATTCCGGCTTATACATTTTTTGACAATATCCAAAGTTTTATTCTCATCGAAGAACCAATACATCAATCTGCGGTAATGAATGGTAGCTTCATTGGGAAGCATTTTTCGATGAGGTGATTTACGTCAAACAGACATAAAATGAATTCcagaatttgtagttttcttttgTGAAAAGCGTTTGTGGACACCCTCTACTATTCAACTATggtaaaaaaagtaaaagaaacgTTGCTGAATTGAAATGAAAATTGGAATTAAGCGCGACAAAAAAGACGATACTGTGATGACTTttgaaataccaaagaaataaagtatCTAGAACAAATAAGAAGGTGATTAATACGGTAATAAACACGGTAATAATATGATAATAATCGGAAATTGATGGAtgatactaaaataaaaaaatgtactgaaaatagaaaagaaatgtagaataaagaaaactaaaacgataaaATACAAACTAAAAATAAACTTGGCAATTTAATATCTAAAACTTATATAATATCTACAATTTGACAACTTACCTTCGGACTCCGGTGATGGAGATGAAGAGGCGTCCCAAATCTGATAATATTCCTTACCGGGCGATTTAGGCGACCTAGGACTGTTCTTTGACCTAATTTTTTTCTTGGTGCCATTTAAACCGGTAATTTTCAAACCATTCGGCGATTTTTTCTTAGCTCCAGATACAATATGATCGCCGTTATCTAAAGTCTCTAACGAATTCGAAGGTTTCATTATATCCGGTGTATGAAGAAGGTCTGTTTCGTCTTGAAATGCGTcatttacgcgctatctcagagtttgttttttgactttaattaattttttgattttgtctACAGGATGTTTGATTATAAGCGGATCTGACTGGGCTATATATTCCATTGACGTTCCGTCGTAATAGCGGAAACATAGTTTCTCACAgtctaaagaaataaaaaaaatgaattatataAGAAAAGCGTTGAGCACTGGAGATTACGTTTAAAAGCGTTTTTTATTTTCAGATTATTAGTCTCTCATTTTTGTAATTACctcattattttttacaattataaaGTACTATAATACATCGGAAGCATTTAACTTTTTATCTGTTTTAAGTGAAACGCGAGGCAACGAGACAAATTCTCGATATAGCGAGAATGAATAATCATAAGCGTGCATCGAGAGTTATCTGGACACACGTTGAGCTGGCTAAACGTGCCTAGAGGTTAAACTGTCAGTTGTTGGTCGGTGAAGAGGAAGGGACCATGACAGACGAgacgaaaagctcgggttcgttcggaaaaatattcccatgagatttttttgaataatcactttcatgggataccccaaaataaggttcaagagaagttgttcaatttttttttaaacaaattgtaacgatCAATTTTTTCGGCccgaacaattttttttttaattttttgagccttctgaacaaaataggtctGTTGTAGTTTGTCTGTAAaattgatcgttttcgagttataagtAATTAAAAACTGAGAAAGACGCAAAAATtgcgattttcaaggctcaaaaacacaagtaaaaaatattatctgAACACGAACATCGGGAAGCTTGAGTACTATAGGGGGCAGTTCTATCACCCCTCCTGTATAGCATATACACAGCAGGCGTTACAAGAACATCCGGAACACTAATCAGCCTTTATGCTGATGCATATGTTAACGCGACAGTCCAGAAAACGACAATGGCCAGAGCCGTAATAAGAGGACTcacaggaagaagaagcaaattagctatgaaaacaaaattaagactgataaataacattatactaccaataattATATATGCATCTCTTGCATGGGGATACACAAGTTCCAGCAATAAAAAGAAGATTCAAGCAGCACACAACAACTGTCTGACACAACAACAGAGAAGCTTCAAACGTGCCCAGATACGTCGCTGAACGGCTCCTATTCACAAACCTAAAACAAATAAGGGTACTGGATATGATGGAGGAAACTACCAGAACAAAATTGGCTGAGTTAGACCACTCAAACCGGATCCTACGAGAGATATTAAGGTATGTTGTGTACcatagatggaagcacaaaagactcAATCAGCAAACATACTAGATAATCGTAGCTTTATCAAAATAAGACAACGCGCTCACCTTTGGTACGGCAGTATGTATTTACTAATGTTGATTTATATGTTTCAAAAAGCTCTCaaaaaaatctgcaaaaaagGCTTcgaccaccaaaaaaattaataaaacactaACAAAAGGCGTAAGCcacaaaaaatactaacaaaaccaaaaaaaacgGACAAGAGGGGCCCTCATCCTCGAGCGCCGAGTTACCAAACTGGGCTTAGCCCAGAGCGGGGACTCGAGACCCTAGCAAGTAATACAGATATATTAGAAATTACTAGAGATAGCGGGAATAGAGCGCCTTACGCTAGCCTGCATTGTTCAAGGTAGGATTTCGTGTGGGAGGCCTTGTACCCAGGACAGTAGATAGCGCATGAGAGCGCTGTCGGGGTCGGGAGAGAAGTGGATGGTCTGAAGTTTTGGAGCGGGATGAAATGATTCTTGATAACACGAGTTAATCCTCCTCGTTCCAATGAATTGTATCTCCCTAATGCCATACTTAAGGGATGTGCAAGTCTCTTCATTACGCGCttcattataaattaaaaaacaatggtttaaaataaaataagcccagAATTTTCATCAGGAGCTGATGGAAGAAGGCTTGAAGTTCAATTTAGGCACTTGatgattataaaaataatatattttgctcGGAATGATCAAAAAAAATTTGTACGGGCCGAAAAAATTGATAAATTgttcaaaaaaaattgtttaggaaaatttgaacaacgtttcgcctgggcgacctcttgaactATATTTTTTGGGGTATCTCACGAAGGTGATTAGGCAATAAAAATCTCATATTTTTCCGAACAAACTCGaacttttcgccttgtctatgaatgtttaaataaaaacaaacttggagattgtcgaaataaaaattaataaaaatttaatcaactTGAGAAAGAAGTgagcattaaaaataaaactaaaatagaaAGAAATCAAATCTTTATTGCgttgtttgaatatttttgttagttaaATAATGTTTCAGGTTTGTTTTAAGATTTGACACGTTCAGTGCCAATGACGGGCTAGCGCATCGTCGGTACCTGATTATAGGTAGAAACCGGTGACTCTCTTTAGCGTTCAGATATTCATCATTTGTTGTCGTATTATAAGTGAAGGCACTTATAGAAGTGTATATTTTCCAGTAATGCTGTCGGTTTTTCGACTTTTTCCTGAACAGTGTGTATTTtcctaaaaattattatttttcactgATAGTAATTTTTAGTTTAGACACTCTTACAACTGTTTGAGTTATGAATGTATTTCTTCAAATCAACACGATTTTGGGTTACATTATATTTCGGTTCATTCGAAGGAGCTTTGGGACTATTAGAAGAAAGCGATAAGAAATTTGATAACGTTCATGAGCCATAGAGTGAATATTTACCAGAATCACCCTCGGAGTCAGACGAAGAATATGGAAATGATTTACCTACTCCACTTACTGAGCATAGAGAAGATAATGTAAATCATAAAATTAGATTCATATTAATTTTTACTTAACAGCTTTGGAATTTTCGGCTACAATGACTGTTGATGTCGGTGAATGCAATAAACGGGAAGAAAAATTTAGTAGCATGAAAAATGTTCCATTTACGAAACATCATAAGTTACTAGTCCCATTAGCTGGTAATGAGCCAATTTACTATTTTCGAATGCTATTTACAGATGATTGTCTGCAGGAAGTATGTGACGAAACTAATAAATATGCcgaatagttttttttattgcaCGCTGGGGCTCAATATTCTAAAATTTTCGATTGGAAAATTCTTACTTCCGATGAACTACTTAGTACTTTTGGGATTGGTTTTACCTATGAATCACATTTCATTACCTAGAATGCAAGGTTACCGCAAAAATTCCTTTttgttaatacaatttttttactCGCATGTACCGAAACAGATGTATGCCCATTTTGCAATGATTATTATGAAACGACAATTTTATTAGAAATCCGGAAGCAGTAGACCGGGTACCAGAaaggaaaatttataaaattagacCAATTGTAAACTTTTTTAATGAGAGCttaaaagaaatttattatccTGATCGTAATTTGAGTTTAGATGAGTCAATgatacagtatagcccaaaataaacagtactgaaattgtaattattttattttttttaaaaaaatacatattattgacactttataacatgttctaaatgagctcctcctctctcaagacagacttAATAGCTAATaataaaggttgtctcaagtccgcgaagaaggttctaacggcatcctttaactcattgatggtttgtggtgcccgtttaaaaacggcagttttagccatgACCCAAATGTTTGCGTctggagatgttaagtctggagaatgtgcaggataggggaagtcagtaaatcgtgaaattaatttgtttggaaaatgtccctgaagaaattgacgaacaagtatggcaagttgccccatcctgctggaaaaattggtctcgaaatgtCAAATTAGGGATAAAGCGTGCTAAAATTTAtatgtacctctgttgattaagtgtgacttgcctaccattttcttcgataaagtatggaccaatgattccgtgtcccgaaactgcacaccagacactcacttttgcgctatgtaaaagaacttcttgaacttcatctggtctggcaaagcccagaaatcggtttgtgcgacgatttacatggcctggcaaatgaaaatgtgcttcgtctgaaaaccatacatCTTTCAAAACttcaggattttcatactgtaatgcaagaattttggcacaatattccactctactgtgataatccctgggatgtaattgttgatgtacctgaatcaTATACGAAAATGCACCCAGATCCTTCAGGATTATTTGCAATaaagttcgttttaagccaagatgcaacgctgttcttgtctggctggctttcggattttccaatATTCGCTCAAAAGcacgttcatggttatcgttgttgttaactgtactgggacgccctgagtttccttttcgttggcacaatacattatccgtatttctaaacttttcaataaccttcaaaattacaacattacttggagaacgtttattaaaccaTTGTCTaaattgatcacacacgtattgcagacttgcactattacgtcggCGAATTCCGTATGggcgaaaataatgctccacaagaaacactttttcatctgtacttaacaccatttttaacaattaggccttaataattaattgtttaaggattacttgacagtAGAGACATCTAtatttcagtttcagtactgtttattttgggcaatactgtattACACCGAGGACGAATAAATTTTAGACAGTATATTAAGAACAAAAAGCATAAGTATTGTATACAATTGTACATGCTTACAGAACCAAATGGACATGCTGATAAATTGGCGTTGAAGCTTTTACAAGACAAACTCAATGTTGGTCACTGTATATACATGGATAATTTTTATAACAGTGATTAGTTAGCTAAGAATATGCTTGAAGTTGAAACTTACTCCACAAAGACTTTTATAATTGACCACAAAAATAATCCTGCagaagtaaaacaaaaaaaaacttgccAAAGGTGAAACAATTGCCCGTTGCCAAAAAGGAATATTAGTTGGCAAATGGAAGTATAAGAAATACGTTCACTATATAACATCAGAATATCAAAACAACTTAATATAAGTTATAAGAAGAAGAGATCAGAAAGTAATGAAACCAGAGCCCATCATCGGGCATAATAAAAATATATCCGGTATTGATGTCTATCTATTGATACAAAAATCTTTATACATGATTATGCTTATAAATGCCCACATATGATATAACAAGTTTATAGAGCAATATCGGTCGGTGATTCGATTCTTCTTTTTGCAAGGGAAACCGCGCAGCAAAATCAAAGAGCGCTTGGACGCTTTGTACGGCGACTCTTCTCCTTCGATGACAACCctcaaaaattggtttaacgagTTTCAATGTGATCGCACATCGGTTTTTGATGAGAGCCACGCCCAGGTGCCCCGAAATCGGCTACCACGGAGGATAACGTGACAAAAATTCACGATCTCATTTGAGCAGACCGCCGACTGAAGTTACGCGAGATAGCTGAGACAGCTGTCATCTCAAAACACCAAGTATGTTATATCCTGCGTGAAATTTTGGGCATAAAAAAGCTGTCGAAGCTATGATTGCTGCCATTGGTCACTCAGGACAACAAGCTAAACCGTGAGACCACTTCAGAGCAGTATTTAAGCATAATCCGAAGTAGTTTCCACGTCGTTTTATAACCATTGACGAAACATGAATCCACTGGTACAAACCAGGGATCAAGAAACAGTCAAAACAGTGGCGACACCCAGCGAACATGCTCCGAAGGAGGCGAAGATTGTCCTATCGACCGGAAAGGTGATGGCCACCATTTTCTGGGATTCACAAGGGGTGATCTACGTAGACTACCTGGAGAATGGCAAAAAGGTCACAGGTCTCTACTACACCGAATTATTGGGTTGATTTGACGCCAAATTGCATAAAAACGACCCCATTTAGCGAAGAAAAACGTGCTCTTTCACCATGAAAACGGACCCGCTCATACCTGCGCCGTCAGCATGGCAAAATTTTTCTAATTGGGTCTAGATTTGATCTTGTGTGACTTCTTTTTGTTACCACACCTGAAAAAGATACCAGCTGGGCAGAAATTTAAGTCACAGAAGGTAATCGCCGTCACGGAAGCCTCCTTTACAGATTTCGAGAAAACGTATATTTCAGACGGGTTAAAGAAGTTGGAGCATTGCTGGGTCCAAtgtatcgagctaaaagtagACTATGTTGAAAAATAAATCGCCACTAcactaaaattttcatttttcttttgtagaCTAAGTACTTATGGGACCGCCCTAGTAATGTATCACTACACACCTTTTGGAGATTACCGAGTGACTCTAAAAAGATAAATGGTAACATCTAATAGACCTGTACAAGATGGCACAGGGTTCCAGAATTATGGAATGAGTATCAGGAATAAATGCAAGATTAAGCCAATTAGGTGCAGAACAACCGGCCTACAACAAACGACTTCCAGAAAGAAAAAATGATAGGAAAAAGGCTTGCAATTAAATGGAAGTAAACAGTAAACTTTTTATATAGGTATGTAAAAATAGTAACATTATTTGTTTAgagttaattgttttattttgagTTAATGATACTTTTTGTGGCGAGGATGTACGGTTGACGACATCACGACATTAAGCTGAAGCCCAAAAAGTAATAAACGTCgcaaataatttttatgttactATGGTTACTTCTATTAATTTTCACCCAAAAGTACGAGTATTACGTCTGATTCCGAAGATCCCACGACATCGCGTATTCCTCCAGATATTTTGTGTACTGCAAAGACTGTAACCGAAGGATTGTTGTCTACCAAGTCCACTGCGGTATACGAAGCTTTTAAGCTTTTAAATTTTACACTTTTGTGCGTAGGTGTAAAAGTGCTTCACTTTTATGTCTAACCgtaaaagtaacatttttatattgtcaatcacGTCACAAAAAATAGTACTTTTGTGAcgtttaaactattttttacaaCATTTAATGCATAGTTTAAAGCTACGTACGCGAAGAATTCAATTTTTGCATATGTATTAATTTTTACAAAATGTATGCACGTTGTATTACTTACCATTATGTGTTTGAGGTATATCCAGCAGCCACATTGTACTCTGTTCCTGTCCTCTAACTTCTTGCTTACTTAAACACTCCTCCACCGTTGAAGTATCTGAAACAAATGCCATTCTATTAGAATAAAAACCAGTCAAAGCAATTTCTgtaacaaatttgaaaaaaaggcTATTAACGAGTGGTACAATGCCCCCGCTTTATTCCGAGAAAACAACACAGGTACATGTTGTATGTTTTGGATCcaggtataaaaaaaattaacagatcAAACAAGcgaatattatttgatttattcctgggtgtaataataatttcgttgtatttatacTTGTCTGCACAGCTTATACTTTATCTTTaaccaaaataaataaaacaatgtaATATTAAACAGACATGCACCAACGGTAGTAACTCCCTGACATAATGGAATTTATAGAGTTACGGACaagaatttaatttattataagcACATAATTCAGTCTTCACAATATTGTTTTACAGCGTCGAGGTCTTATCCagttgtattttcttttcttgtgAATATCTGTTTTACAAATAAGTTTCACTTTCTATTGTTTTGTAGTAGGTACATACTCATGTAATTCGGTTCGATGTTAAATTTTTTCCTTATGATCTCATTCAGTCTTTAGTAATTTCTCCCAGTATTGCTCCATGGGATCTTATTTCTTACTTAAATTACCTTGCATTTTAATTTTCAGTTTATCGTTTAGACTTCAAGCCTCACAGCTATTCGTTACGACcgacatcttcttctttttgtgtagataTGACAGTCTCTTTTTCAATGTGCTCCCagaagttgtcattccatcgttttagTGGTATTCCCACTGAATGTCTTTCTATTGGGACACCGTCTCTCGCCGTCTTTACTATGATACTCTTGTTGTTGTCATTCGGGCTTAattatgatcgttccattctactcttataTGTCTTACCTAGTCCTTAATGTTTCACCTTCGGGTGGAGattttcatctctgatgtttctagcattctttttgtcctctctgtcaggtcgtgtttccGCCGCGTATGTCATTAGTAGTcggatgactgttttgtaaattctgcctttcatttctttccccgatatttttatttctccatattgttttcaTTCAGACAACCTGTCGCTCTGTTTGCTCTGATCACTTGATCTTCCTCTTCTCTTTCGAGCTTTTCCAAAGATAAAatagtgtgatgcctagatatttaaacttcatcattTGTTATATTATCTGACCCTCCAGCTATAATTAATCTCTTAGTacatttgctgttataaccattcattttgtctttttttaaggaaattaacataattaaattttctggcgcttatattaaattggtgcagcatacgttgtaaatcatctccCTTGAGAAATTAGTATTGCtttgtctgcatagcagattattttaagttgtttttctcccatttggtatcttttttagttcttaccttTTTTATTACTTCATCCATGACCCGATTGAACAATAAAGAAGTCAGGGAACTCCCCTGTTTTTCTAATAGCTTCAATTGGGTCAGTTAGTTATTCTCCTACTTTTACTTTTTGTTGTGTTTTCTGGTAGATatttttcgatcgttttgattattcctagaggtatctc
This DNA window, taken from Diabrotica undecimpunctata isolate CICGRU unplaced genomic scaffold, icDiaUnde3 ctg00000939.1, whole genome shotgun sequence, encodes the following:
- the LOC140431711 gene encoding uncharacterized protein gives rise to the protein MKPSNSLETLDNGDHIVSGAKKKSPNGLKITGLNGTKKKIRSKNSPRSPKSPGKEYYQIWDASSSPSPESEENACGMDFSAEALAPPLPPRTLHKPLERCHALGTPFTPPVVLRQNKPRKIQKLEDTFGFELIDTDEDFKPS